From the genome of Triticum aestivum cultivar Chinese Spring chromosome 3B, IWGSC CS RefSeq v2.1, whole genome shotgun sequence, one region includes:
- the LOC123072525 gene encoding uncharacterized protein isoform X2 has protein sequence MTQNRAKWTARYEKGLVEVLTEYNLSHYRGQNGWTTEGWNQVVKELNNLYPEARFTKDQVQDKEAQLKKHYKNIKLIVNRSGISWNDIACVINTTPEKWEEIIAEDPKLKMYEGKSFPLYEALGVLYEGHIAQGRHCLTSRKPPIGTKTGSNFGAKDKMVASTSKKNTRHGRDDNVRTSSIIDINDTPTLDDVDERENTVNDEEELGSEDADGDQPQISESSAKGKKTKKQKGATSVQRLEDSMMAYVNFKKDQASKKEKVSQQGKQPSITECLQVLNDMDDVPDEVKIFASDVFKDAANREIFLGYNSRLRGMWLKKEVDKISPQPPPSRFSSGDIPSINLVL, from the exons ATGACGCAAAATAGGGCTAAGTGGACAGCAAGGTATGAGAAAGGTCTCGTGGAGGTACTTACAGAGTACAATCTATCTCATTACCGTGGACAAAATGGGTGGACTACCGAAGGATGGAATCAAGTTGTCAAGGAACTGAACAATTTATATCCAGAGGCAAGGTTTACCAAGGATCAGGTTCAAGATAAGGAAGCTCAGTTGaaaaagcactacaaaaatatcaaGTTGATAGTCAACCGCTCTGGAATATCATGGAATGATATTGCATGTGTGATCAACACCACGCCTGAAAAATGGGAAGAGATCATTGCA GAGGACCCAAAGCTCAAAATGTATGAAGGAAAGAGCTTTCCATTGTACGAGGCATTGGGTGTGCTCTATGAAGGACACATTGCGCAAGGAAGACATTGCCTCACATCAAGGAAGCCTCCGATTGGCACAAAAACAGGTAGCAACTTTGGAGCGAAGGATAAGATGGTTGCAAGCACTAGCAAGAAAAATACAAGACATGGAAGAGATGACAACGTAAGGACTTCTTCAATAATTGACATCAATGATACTCCTACATTAGATGATGTGGATGAAAGAGAGAACACTGTCAATGACGAGGAAGAATTAGGCAGTGAAGATGCTGATGGCGATCAACCACAAATAAGTGAATCAAGTGCAAAAGGGAAAAAAACTAAGAAACAAAAAGGTGCCACATCTGTACAGCGGCTTGAAGATTCCATGATGGCTTATGTGAATTTCAAGAAAGATCAAGCTTCCAAGAAGGAAAAAGTGTCACAGCAAGGAAAACAACCCTCAATTACAGAATGCTTGCAGGTCTTGAATGACATGGATGATGTTCCCGACGAGGTCAAAATCTTTGCCTCTGATGTTTTCAAGGATGCAGCAAATCGTGAGATTTTCCTGGGTTACAACTCAAGATTGCGGGGTATGTGGCTAAAGAAGGAAGTCGACAAGATTAGTCCTCAGCCTCCTCCTT CTCGGTTTTCATCTGGCGATATTCCTTCAATCAATCTGGTGCTCTGA
- the LOC101290612 gene encoding two-component response regulator ORR4: protein MTVVDAETRFHVLAVDDSVIDRKLIEMLLRTSSYQVTTVDSGSKALEVLGLRDEGDDSSSSSSPPSSSAPDHHQEVGVNLIITDYCMPGMTGYDLLRRVKGSSSLKDIPVVIMSSENVPARISRCLEDGAEEFFLKPVKLADMKKLKSHLVRRKQPQLQPQTHEKPQPQPQQQQQKPQPEQQLKAEQAPAEPAAEEEAVTAGGITGDCGGGSRKRKAAMMEQDGASTSLSSGSSGLAVET from the exons ATGACGGTGGTCGACGCCGAGACCCGGTTCCACGTcctggcggtggacgacagcgtcATCGACCGGAAGCTCATCGAGATGCTGCTCAGGACCTCCTCCTACCAAG TCACCACGGTGGACTCCGGGAGCAAGGCGCTGGAGGTCCTGGGACTTAGAGACGAGGGggacgactcctcctcctcctcctcaccccctTCCTCCTCCGCCCCTGACCACCACCAG GAGGTGGGCGTGAATTTGATCATCACTGACTACTGCATGCCTGGCATGACAGGATACGATCTGCTGAGGAGGGTCAAG GGGTCATCTTCATTGAAGGACATTCCAGTGGTGATCATGTCGTCTGAGAATGTGCCTGCCAGGATCAGCAG GTGCTTGGAGGACGGCGCGGAGGAGTTCTTCCTCAAGCCCGTGAAGCTCGCTGACATGAAGAAGCTCAAGTCGCACCTGGTCCGGCGGAAGCAGCCCCAGCTCCAGCCGCAGACACATGAGAAGCCACAGCCGCAAccacagcagcagcaacagaaaCCACAGCCAGAGCAGCAGCTGAAGGCAGAGCAAGCGCCAGCcgagccggcggcggaggaggaggcagtgacGGCCGGCGGAATCACGGGTgactgcggcggcggcagcaggaAGCGGAAGGCGGCGATGATGGAGCAGGACGGGGCGAGCACGAGCCTCTCCAGCGGCAGCAGCGGCCTGGCGGTGGAGACCTGA